In Fundulus heteroclitus isolate FHET01 chromosome 18, MU-UCD_Fhet_4.1, whole genome shotgun sequence, a single genomic region encodes these proteins:
- the snrpd2 gene encoding small nuclear ribonucleoprotein Sm D2, with protein MSLLTKPKSEMTPEELQKREEEEFNTGPLSVLTQSVKNNTQVLINCRNNKKLLGRVKAFDRHCNMVLENVKEMWTEVPKSGKGKKKSKPVNKDRYISKMFLRGDSVIVVLRNPLITGK; from the exons GAGTCTGTTAACAAAGCCCAAATCGGAGATGACCCCCGAGGAGCTCCAGAAGCGCGAGGAGGAGGAGTTCAACACGGGGCCGCTGTCGGTGCTCACCCAGTCGGTGAAGAACAACACCCAGGTCCTCATCAATTGTCGCAACAACAAGAAGCTGCTTGGAAGAGTCAAGGCCTTTGACAG gcattGCAACATGGTCCTGGAGAACGTGAAGGAGATGTGGACGGAGGTTCCCAAAAGTGGAAAGGGAAAGAAGAAGTCAAAGCCCGTCAATAAGGACCGctacatttctaaaatgttcCTCAGAGGGGACTCTGTGATCGTTGTCCTGAGAAACCCTCTCATCACAGGAAAATGA